AAGCCTATGGACATACCCTCGGGGATATTCTGGAGACCTATCGCGATGGCAAGAGCCATAGCTTCGGATAATCTTCCTGAGCCAAACCCCACTCCGACAGCCAACCCTTCAGGCATGTTGTGTAGGGTGACCGCTATCACGAAGAGCCATATGGCTTTAAGCCTTCCGGTCGACGGCCCTTCTGCTCCGATTATCGCATGCATGTGCGGGATGACTTTATCCGCAAGGCTGACAGCGATCGTGCCGAATATTATGCCTACTAAGACAGGTAATATGCCGCCTAATTCTATACCCGGGATTATTAGGCTAGTGAAGCTTGCGGCTATCATGACCCCAGAGGCGAAGCCCAAGCCTATGTCTAACGTCCTCTGAGAGATACGTTTCATGAACAACACTGGTACAGCCCCTAAGGCGTTAAGCATGGTAGTCAATAAACCGGCTTGAAAAGCTAAAAAGACCAGTCGACTCAACGTTTTCACCGGGAAGAGTTATGCGGTAGATGTGTCCTCCACGCATATTTTAAACCTTTCAGAGCTTGAGCTT
The window above is part of the Candidatus Bathyarchaeota archaeon genome. Proteins encoded here:
- a CDS encoding ZIP family metal transporter; the protein is MLNALGAVPVLFMKRISQRTLDIGLGFASGVMIAASFTSLIIPGIELGGILPVLVGIIFGTIAVSLADKVIPHMHAIIGAEGPSTGRLKAIWLFVIAVTLHNMPEGLAVGVGFGSGRLSEAMALAIAIGLQNIPEGMSIGFSTISIEGTPRWKAFLISFLSGLVELPLSILGAALVSLVKPIIPYAMGFAGGAMIFVVSDEMIPETHRMGHERLASYGLVIGLIVMLTLDVLLG